A genomic stretch from Antarcticibacterium flavum includes:
- the ltrA gene encoding group II intron reverse transcriptase/maturase, with translation MNVHVKKTVPIEFSQVVKAYRKVKKGGKAVGIDNQSWVEFDKQTERNLYVIWNRLASGSYHPQAVREVEIPKKDGKVRKLGIPTLRDRIAQQVLKEYMEKRVDHLFHNNSYGYRPLKSAHDAVEQVRQNCFKQDWVIDMDISKFFDEMDHELVLKAIQHVMDEKWVKLYVERWLRMPIQKKDGTLQQKEGKGTPQGGVISPLLANLYLHFSLDMWLGKHFPQVSFVRYADDIIIHCNNKEEAEMVLEAVKQRLTEVKLQVNESKTRIAYCKDYKRKEKHETVKFEFLGFSYQPRARIGKFDGSKYTAFTAEISQSNQKRIRDAIRENKLWNNTTLEITDIAKSLNMKLRGWINYYSKYSQRTLRRTLFKVDMRVIKWLKNKYKINSRKSIFKLKQIKQANPSLFYHWKNG, from the coding sequence ATGAACGTACACGTAAAGAAAACAGTACCAATTGAGTTTTCACAGGTGGTAAAAGCTTACCGCAAGGTGAAAAAAGGAGGCAAAGCCGTTGGGATAGACAACCAGAGCTGGGTTGAGTTTGATAAGCAGACTGAGCGCAATCTCTACGTTATCTGGAACCGTCTTGCCTCTGGCAGTTACCACCCTCAGGCTGTCCGGGAGGTAGAAATACCAAAGAAGGATGGCAAGGTGCGCAAATTAGGAATTCCAACCCTGCGGGACAGAATAGCCCAACAGGTGTTAAAGGAGTATATGGAAAAGAGGGTAGATCATCTTTTTCATAACAACTCATATGGTTACAGGCCACTAAAGAGTGCACACGATGCCGTAGAACAAGTCAGGCAGAACTGTTTTAAGCAAGACTGGGTGATAGATATGGACATCAGTAAGTTCTTTGATGAGATGGATCACGAGTTGGTGCTAAAAGCGATCCAACATGTTATGGACGAAAAATGGGTGAAATTGTATGTAGAGAGATGGCTAAGGATGCCCATCCAGAAGAAGGATGGCACCTTACAGCAAAAAGAAGGAAAAGGCACGCCTCAAGGAGGTGTGATAAGCCCTTTGCTTGCCAACCTATACCTACACTTCTCCCTTGATATGTGGCTCGGTAAACATTTTCCTCAAGTAAGCTTTGTTAGGTATGCAGATGACATTATCATCCATTGCAACAACAAGGAAGAAGCGGAAATGGTACTGGAGGCAGTCAAACAAAGACTGACTGAAGTAAAGCTACAGGTCAATGAGTCCAAAACACGTATCGCTTACTGTAAAGATTACAAGCGGAAGGAAAAACACGAGACGGTCAAATTTGAGTTTTTAGGCTTTAGCTATCAGCCAAGGGCGAGAATAGGAAAGTTTGATGGCTCAAAATATACAGCCTTCACAGCTGAAATCAGTCAATCCAATCAGAAGAGGATCAGGGACGCTATTAGAGAAAATAAGTTATGGAATAACACAACGTTAGAAATAACGGACATCGCTAAGAGTCTTAATATGAAACTTAGAGGCTGGATAAATTATTACAGTAAATACAGCCAAAGAACCCTAAGACGCACATTGTTTAAGGTAGATATGCGCGTGATCAAGTGGTTGAAAAACAAATACAAGATCAACAGTCGAAAGTCTATCTTTAAACTCAAACAGATAAAACAGGCAAATCCCAGCCTGTTCTATCATTGGAAAAATGGTTAG